CTTCCCTTGCGAATTCGGTGGACATACAGATAAACTATTGCAGTGTGATTGTTTAATTATTAGCCCCGGCATACCACTAAATGTGCCTATCTTGCAAAAAGCGAAAGCAAAAAATATTGAATTGATCAGTGAAATTGAGCTTGGTTACAGAATCAAGGCAGATGATTCCAAAATTATTGCCGTAACAGGATCCAATGGTAAAAGCACTACTGTAAGTTTAATTCAACATATTCTAAAGAGTATGAAGAAAAATTCCATTTTAGCAGGCAATATTGGCGATGCTTTTTGTAGTTATCCAATAGAAAAAAAAGGCATCGAATACATCGTGCTGGAAATCAGCAGTTTTCAATTGGACTTAATTGACAGTTTCAAACCCGATGTAGCCGTTTTGCTAAATATTACCCCTGATCATATCAATCGCTACAATTCCTTTGAGGACTATGCGTTAAGCAAGGTTAGAATCTTCAAGAATCAAAAAGCTACAGAAACAGCAGTTCTATTTTGGGATTCTCCCGAAATTAAGCAATATACCAATAACATTCAAGCCAATAAGTTATATTTTTCCTTAAAGAAAAATGCCAATGCCATGGCTTATTTAGCTGATAATTATATTCAATTCGGCTCTGAAACGCAAGTTCCTCTGTCCTCTTTTGAGATTAAAGGACCTCATAATTACGCTAATGCCATGGCTGCAATGTTGGCAGTTTATGCTCTTATCCCGAATTCGGAAAAAATTGTCGAAGCAGCAAATGGTTATAAACCGTTGCCACATCGCTTAGAGTTTGTAACCAGCATAAAAGATGTCTCTTTTTACAATGATTCCAAAGCTACGAATACCGATTCAGTGCGTAGCGCTTTATATAGTTTTGCTAAACCGATCAGAGTTATTTTAGGTGGCTCAGATAAAGGGGAGGATTATAGCGTGCTTACTTCAGATTTGCAACGAACAGTGAAAAAAGCATATCTGACCGGTGCAACTATAGAAAAAATGTCCCAAACTTGGAAGGACAAAATTCCTCTCGAATGTATTTCAGATTTTGAGCAATGCATGCGTAAAGCATTCAGCGATTCCGAACCCGGAGATATAATAGTTCTATCTCCTGCGTGTGCCAGTTTTGATAGATTTAAAAATT
This genomic interval from Candidatus Cloacimonas sp. contains the following:
- the murD gene encoding UDP-N-acetylmuramoyl-L-alanine--D-glutamate ligase; the protein is MIKLNKNYGIMGLARSGIAAAYKLKDLGALPFLSELRPETDLPEAETLKKDFPCEFGGHTDKLLQCDCLIISPGIPLNVPILQKAKAKNIELISEIELGYRIKADDSKIIAVTGSNGKSTTVSLIQHILKSMKKNSILAGNIGDAFCSYPIEKKGIEYIVLEISSFQLDLIDSFKPDVAVLLNITPDHINRYNSFEDYALSKVRIFKNQKATETAVLFWDSPEIKQYTNNIQANKLYFSLKKNANAMAYLADNYIQFGSETQVPLSSFEIKGPHNYANAMAAMLAVYALIPNSEKIVEAANGYKPLPHRLEFVTSIKDVSFYNDSKATNTDSVRSALYSFAKPIRVILGGSDKGEDYSVLTSDLQRTVKKAYLTGATIEKMSQTWKDKIPLECISDFEQCMRKAFSDSEPGDIIVLSPACASFDRFKNYEERGDFFKKVVMEISKENEKK